The following proteins come from a genomic window of Leptospira andrefontaineae:
- a CDS encoding DUF3052 family protein: protein MAGYSGTPLAKKLGFKEGQNAIIINEPKEFKGLLEELPPNITFKKKLAGSFDYIHFFCKSKDELSKNFSKFPDFLADKGMVWISWPKMSSGVKTDLKEDTVREIGLKTGLVDVKVCAIDSVWSGLLFRRRKS from the coding sequence ATGGCAGGATATTCAGGCACACCCTTGGCCAAAAAGTTAGGGTTTAAAGAAGGCCAGAACGCGATCATCATCAACGAGCCGAAAGAATTTAAAGGCTTATTAGAAGAACTCCCACCTAATATTACATTTAAGAAGAAGTTAGCGGGAAGTTTCGATTATATTCATTTTTTCTGTAAGAGCAAAGATGAACTTTCTAAAAACTTTTCCAAGTTCCCGGACTTTCTCGCAGACAAAGGAATGGTCTGGATCTCTTGGCCAAAGATGAGTTCAGGTGTGAAAACCGACTTAAAAGAAGATACAGTCAGAGAAATAGGCTTGAAGACAGGGTTAGTAGACGTTAAAGTCTGCGCAATCGATTCGGTTTGGTCCGGTTTACTTTTCAGAAGAAGAAAAAGTTAA
- a CDS encoding cytochrome C oxidase subunit IV family protein, which yields MELFLNYSLYIIVSIGFLIPFTGFVVGAGAIVNATVAGFAVNLLAQIVEEDRLKAYLEKNKSTMIGQALLKAVEAGKTKLAPGSVVSHAEEHGHDGHHLISVQTYSLVFAALIVGTVITVLVAQVDFGAMNTVIAMLVATIKASLVLAYFMHLKYDNVMNRVIFGSGFLFLLLLFGFSVADIYTRAKIFAGFPY from the coding sequence ATGGAACTGTTTCTCAATTACTCGCTGTATATTATCGTAAGTATCGGATTCTTGATTCCCTTCACTGGATTTGTTGTCGGAGCGGGAGCGATTGTAAATGCTACCGTTGCTGGATTTGCCGTTAACTTGTTGGCTCAAATCGTAGAAGAGGACAGACTCAAGGCTTATCTCGAAAAGAATAAGTCCACTATGATCGGCCAGGCTTTATTAAAAGCAGTCGAAGCTGGTAAAACTAAACTGGCACCTGGTTCAGTTGTTTCTCACGCAGAAGAGCATGGACATGACGGACATCATTTGATCTCCGTTCAAACTTACTCTCTTGTGTTTGCTGCACTGATCGTTGGAACTGTAATCACTGTCTTAGTTGCTCAAGTTGACTTCGGAGCAATGAACACTGTGATCGCTATGCTTGTGGCGACCATCAAAGCTTCCTTAGTATTAGCTTATTTCATGCACCTTAAGTATGATAACGTAATGAACAGAGTGATCTTCGGATCAGGCTTCTTGTTCTTACTTCTTCTTTTTGGATTCTCAGTAGCGGACATCTACACAAGAGCGAAAATTTTCGCCGGCTTCCCTTACTAA
- a CDS encoding LIC13212 family protein, translating to MKTLIFLIISLLAVFIQIDAAPKILTMEEREIERQIEAIRKAGFSDIEIDNLHASISQNIHQINKILQMETTKKALRYIGDEPQELPQFLKTDRDNKPYLELDMGSGESFWDFPKTYLYNARIFIYPGSNPEKLEKIIMQFKRTNSNGEIFVREMRRVINIDPKGPQIGSEGKRTPNNNKEIKLEYYSSHDTELIWPDTPVQSMAPSVETKLHEETNPLPYNKQKQIIVTYKKYLRKVDKNVRHKLRDLELNQKRLVSKMLEFQ from the coding sequence ATGAAAACCCTTATCTTTCTCATAATTTCTCTTTTGGCCGTATTCATACAAATAGATGCGGCACCTAAAATCCTAACAATGGAAGAAAGAGAAATAGAACGCCAGATCGAAGCAATCCGCAAGGCGGGGTTTTCCGATATTGAGATAGATAATTTGCACGCTTCTATCTCTCAGAATATCCATCAGATCAATAAGATCCTTCAGATGGAAACCACCAAAAAAGCGTTAAGATATATCGGTGACGAACCTCAGGAATTACCTCAGTTCTTAAAAACAGATAGAGATAATAAACCTTATCTAGAATTAGATATGGGTTCCGGAGAATCCTTCTGGGACTTCCCAAAAACATATCTTTATAATGCGCGTATCTTTATTTATCCAGGCAGCAATCCGGAAAAATTAGAAAAGATCATTATGCAATTCAAACGTACGAACTCCAACGGAGAAATTTTCGTAAGAGAGATGCGCAGGGTGATCAATATAGATCCTAAAGGTCCTCAGATCGGAAGTGAAGGAAAAAGAACTCCGAATAATAACAAAGAGATCAAATTAGAATATTATTCCAGCCATGATACTGAATTGATCTGGCCAGATACTCCGGTTCAATCCATGGCACCTAGTGTGGAGACCAAACTACATGAGGAAACGAATCCTCTACCTTATAATAAACAAAAACAAATTATCGTAACGTACAAAAAGTACCTGCGCAAGGTGGACAAGAATGTTCGCCACAAACTAAGAGATCTAGAACTCAATCAAAAGAGACTGGTTTCTAAAATGTTGGAATTCCAATAA
- a CDS encoding MFS transporter translates to MQVTKRAPLREIFGWCMFDFANSSYTTVIITVIYCRVFAEVIVPISSNPANPYEDGNFLFGLALFFSYLLVVVTGPLFGAISDFSAKKKTFLFWSYISCVISTAAFWLVATPGSWELGFALIILSNFFFASGENFASSFLPHLGPKEELGKISGYAWGVGYMGGLLSVFLVQTLVAPSIDPAIYGSLRFVGPLTALFFLLAGIPTFLLLKEYQPAIKIPEGQSYFTIGFKQLSESIKSIRHFKDLVIYLISLFFSMAALAIVIAFAFLYGNQEIKITSGQEAALFVFLQFFAMIGAIFFGFVQDKIGAKKTFNITLVFWIFCLIGIYFVREITNFVNGLGVDISVQWVFVIFGTLAGSGVGSTQSASRAIVGVFSPESKSGEFFGLWGLSGKLAAAIGVFAIGILQKIFDLRNAFLVVAVFFFISLIINIFVNEKRGIEKAKDWERNGGH, encoded by the coding sequence ATGCAAGTGACCAAACGCGCTCCCTTAAGGGAAATATTCGGATGGTGCATGTTCGATTTCGCCAATTCTAGTTATACCACTGTAATTATAACAGTCATCTACTGCAGAGTTTTCGCCGAAGTAATCGTTCCAATCTCCTCTAATCCGGCAAATCCATATGAGGACGGGAATTTTTTATTCGGACTAGCTTTATTTTTCTCTTATCTATTAGTAGTAGTAACTGGCCCGTTATTCGGGGCTATCTCCGACTTCTCCGCTAAGAAGAAAACTTTCCTCTTTTGGAGTTATATCAGCTGCGTAATCAGCACCGCGGCTTTTTGGTTAGTTGCTACTCCAGGTTCTTGGGAATTAGGTTTTGCTTTAATTATTCTTTCCAACTTCTTCTTTGCTTCCGGAGAAAACTTTGCTTCTTCTTTCTTACCTCATTTGGGGCCTAAAGAAGAGTTAGGTAAAATTTCAGGGTATGCTTGGGGAGTCGGATATATGGGAGGGCTTCTTTCCGTATTCCTGGTCCAGACTCTTGTGGCACCATCCATCGATCCTGCAATCTACGGTTCTCTTAGATTTGTAGGACCTCTTACTGCTTTGTTCTTCCTGCTCGCTGGAATTCCAACATTCTTACTCTTGAAAGAATACCAACCTGCTATTAAAATACCGGAAGGACAAAGTTATTTCACTATTGGTTTTAAACAATTATCGGAGAGTATTAAATCGATAAGACATTTTAAAGATCTAGTGATCTATTTAATCTCTCTATTCTTCTCAATGGCAGCACTTGCAATTGTAATCGCATTTGCATTCTTATATGGGAACCAAGAGATCAAAATTACCTCCGGACAAGAAGCTGCATTATTCGTATTCCTTCAATTTTTTGCGATGATCGGTGCGATATTCTTTGGATTCGTTCAGGATAAGATCGGAGCCAAAAAAACGTTCAATATCACTTTAGTATTCTGGATCTTCTGTTTGATCGGAATTTATTTCGTAAGAGAGATCACTAACTTTGTTAACGGACTAGGAGTGGATATTTCTGTGCAATGGGTATTCGTAATCTTCGGAACTCTTGCAGGTTCAGGAGTTGGGTCGACTCAGTCAGCAAGTAGAGCAATTGTCGGGGTCTTCTCCCCTGAATCCAAATCAGGAGAATTTTTCGGCCTCTGGGGTCTTTCCGGAAAATTAGCGGCAGCTATCGGAGTTTTTGCGATCGGTATATTACAGAAAATTTTCGATCTAAGAAACGCATTCTTAGTAGTCGCTGTATTCTTTTTTATCTCTTTGATCATTAACATATTTGTGAATGAAAAAAGAGGGATTGAAAAAGCGAAAGATTGGGAAAGAAACGGAGGACATTAA
- a CDS encoding (2Fe-2S)-binding protein → MNSSDFSQIDLNALMRPRKVCVCNQVSEEDITNSIRRGNDTLGKLMRDTSCCTGCGTCRGRVLKLLSETLASKPQ, encoded by the coding sequence ATGAATTCTTCCGACTTTAGTCAAATAGACCTGAACGCCCTGATGCGACCTAGAAAGGTTTGCGTATGCAACCAAGTATCCGAAGAGGATATTACGAATTCTATCCGCAGAGGGAATGATACTTTGGGTAAATTGATGAGAGATACGAGTTGTTGTACCGGATGTGGTACCTGCAGAGGAAGAGTTCTCAAATTGCTTTCCGAAACGCTCGCTTCCAAGCCTCAATGA
- a CDS encoding RibD family protein produces the protein MNRPFLAVNMAMTLDGKVCRPDGKWYGLSSRNDKRRMDQIRSEADALVLGKNSLLNDDPVTHLRYVDSEKEPRAILLVRTGTLPSDRKVFHFSKVKPLLFCTSKNESQVRSELSDFAEIIPLSGEDLDPEIILKELEKRGHSKILLEGGPRLNDSFFRKGLVDRLYLTIVPFFIGQVGLPSITGGESAYFNFDKTNWKLVSSEQIEQEVFLIYDKQNISEVQ, from the coding sequence ATGAACCGTCCCTTTTTAGCCGTGAATATGGCAATGACCTTGGATGGAAAGGTATGTCGTCCCGATGGAAAATGGTACGGTCTATCTTCCAGAAACGATAAAAGAAGAATGGACCAGATCCGCTCCGAGGCAGACGCTCTCGTCCTTGGAAAAAACAGTCTTCTAAACGACGATCCGGTTACTCATCTCAGATATGTAGACTCAGAAAAGGAACCTCGCGCCATTCTTCTTGTGAGAACAGGCACACTTCCTTCCGATAGGAAAGTATTCCATTTTTCTAAAGTAAAACCGCTTTTATTCTGTACTTCTAAAAACGAATCTCAGGTCAGATCTGAATTATCAGACTTTGCAGAGATTATTCCTTTATCGGGAGAAGATCTGGATCCGGAGATCATTCTGAAAGAATTGGAAAAAAGAGGGCATTCCAAAATACTTTTAGAAGGTGGACCAAGACTAAATGATTCATTTTTCAGAAAGGGGCTCGTGGATAGGCTTTATCTTACAATTGTTCCATTCTTCATAGGGCAAGTCGGCTTACCTTCAATTACCGGAGGAGAATCCGCATATTTCAACTTTGATAAAACGAATTGGAAACTTGTATCTTCCGAACAGATAGAGCAGGAAGTATTTTTGATTTACGATAAACAAAACATCTCTGAAGTCCAATGA
- a CDS encoding biosynthetic peptidoglycan transglycosylase, whose protein sequence is MSEGNHFLHRWFFFGIRSILVLIFLLLIYYQTFPEKRILFRENKLIYLPENLESVQLENDWIRLEELPPGSLEYLVEVEDYRFYRHRGYSLADIQSSIIQAVFLFRRLRGASTLDQQLARTLFLSRDKTLTRKLREIRIAQALDEELGKKGVLEYYLNLVYWGRGLNGIYRSSKYYFNKHPGKLLPREFKALVQILKKPDAYSREEVRALSLEY, encoded by the coding sequence ATGAGTGAAGGAAATCATTTTTTACATAGATGGTTCTTCTTTGGGATCAGAAGTATTCTGGTATTAATATTCCTTCTTCTTATCTATTACCAAACTTTTCCTGAAAAAAGGATCTTATTCAGAGAGAACAAACTAATTTATCTGCCTGAAAATTTAGAATCGGTCCAGCTTGAAAACGATTGGATACGATTAGAGGAATTACCCCCAGGAAGTTTGGAATACTTGGTAGAGGTAGAAGATTATAGATTCTACAGACATAGAGGATACTCTTTAGCTGATATACAATCCTCTATCATACAGGCGGTTTTTTTGTTCAGAAGGTTAAGAGGTGCGAGCACTTTGGACCAACAACTCGCTAGGACATTATTCTTATCCAGAGATAAAACATTAACACGCAAACTAAGAGAGATCCGAATTGCACAAGCTCTTGATGAAGAATTAGGTAAGAAGGGAGTTTTAGAATATTATCTGAATTTGGTATATTGGGGTAGAGGGTTAAACGGGATCTATAGATCTTCAAAATATTATTTTAATAAACATCCAGGAAAACTTCTCCCCAGGGAATTCAAAGCATTGGTCCAAATATTAAAAAAACCGGATGCATATTCGAGGGAAGAAGTCAGAGCACTTTCTTTGGAATATTGA
- the gcvP gene encoding aminomethyl-transferring glycine dehydrogenase, whose product MSTATWNESGKQTEMKNPLDPLDTFSRRHIGPDENQIKEMLSTLGLSGLEELVAKAVPEGIRLEKALDLPKASTERKILNDLKKIASKNKLFRSYIGSGYQASVMPGVIQRNILENPGWYTAYTPYQAEISQGRLEALLNFQTMIMDLTGLEISNASLLDEATAAAEAVFLAYGIRKNETSKLLFISELCHPQTIDVVRTRALPLGIEVKVGNHLNAELNEDYFAVIVQYPGTEGTIYNYESFFQLAHNVGALTICAADLLSLTVLKAPGEFGADVAVGSTQRFGLPYGFGGPHAGYFATKDEFKRNMPGRLVGVSKDSQGNPGLRLSLQTREQHIRRDKATSNICTAQVLLAVLSSMYAVYHGPKGLKDIALRIHRLTETLAKNLEKGGFAIQNKTFFDTIVLDLGSKAQTYIDAASKKEINFRSLGNGRISIALDETVEVSDLEDILSIFGISKIDLSLEGISIPNEFVRTSEYLTHPVFNSHHTETKMLRYIRKLESRDLSLTTSMIPLGSCTMKLNATVEMFPVTWPEFSNIHPFAPASQTEGYRTVFSQLESWLSQVTGFPGISLQPNAGSQGEYAGLLAIRNYHISRGDKERDICLIPISAHGTNPASAAMVGFKVVVVACDADGNVDLEDLKAKAKEHSKDLAALMITYPSTHGVYEEPIKEICSIIHENGGQVYMDGANMNAQVGITRPANIGADVCHLNLHKTFCIPHGGGGPGVGPIGVAEHLKPFLPGHPLVDNGTGNEHGAVSAAPWGSASIVLISWVYIALLGTEGLEHATKAAILNANYIAKRLENYFPVLYKGKNGFVAHECILDVRPFKKTSGVEVEDIAKRLMDYGFHAPTMSFPVPGTLMIEPTESESQEELDRFCEAMISIHSEIQEIEQGKADAKDNPLKNAPHTSAMVISDSWNHAYSREKAAYPAPWTKEHKFWPYVGRIDNVYGDRNLVCSCLPLESYL is encoded by the coding sequence ATGAGTACGGCAACTTGGAACGAATCCGGCAAACAAACTGAAATGAAGAATCCACTCGATCCTTTGGATACTTTTTCCAGAAGACATATAGGACCTGACGAGAATCAGATCAAAGAAATGTTATCCACACTCGGATTATCCGGGTTGGAAGAGTTGGTAGCAAAAGCAGTTCCTGAAGGAATTCGTTTGGAAAAAGCTTTGGATCTTCCTAAGGCTTCTACCGAAAGAAAGATCTTAAACGATCTGAAAAAGATCGCTTCTAAGAACAAGTTGTTTCGCTCTTATATCGGATCCGGTTACCAAGCAAGTGTAATGCCTGGAGTTATCCAAAGAAATATTTTGGAAAATCCGGGTTGGTATACTGCCTACACTCCATACCAAGCAGAAATTTCCCAGGGAAGATTAGAGGCACTTCTCAATTTCCAAACTATGATCATGGATCTAACCGGTTTGGAAATCTCAAACGCTTCCCTTTTGGATGAAGCAACGGCAGCAGCAGAAGCTGTATTCTTAGCTTATGGAATTCGTAAAAACGAAACATCCAAATTACTTTTTATCTCCGAGTTATGCCATCCTCAAACGATTGATGTGGTCCGCACAAGAGCTCTTCCTCTTGGTATCGAAGTAAAAGTCGGAAATCATTTAAACGCAGAATTAAACGAAGATTATTTTGCAGTAATAGTTCAATATCCAGGAACAGAAGGAACTATTTATAATTACGAAAGTTTCTTCCAATTAGCTCATAATGTTGGAGCTCTAACAATCTGCGCCGCGGATCTACTTTCACTTACAGTTCTAAAAGCACCGGGAGAATTCGGAGCAGATGTAGCTGTAGGAAGTACCCAAAGATTCGGATTACCTTATGGATTCGGCGGACCTCATGCAGGTTACTTCGCAACTAAAGACGAATTCAAAAGAAATATGCCGGGAAGACTTGTAGGAGTTTCCAAGGACAGCCAAGGAAATCCAGGACTCAGACTTTCTCTACAAACGAGAGAGCAACATATCAGAAGAGATAAGGCTACTTCTAATATCTGTACCGCGCAAGTTTTGTTAGCAGTTCTATCTTCTATGTATGCCGTGTATCATGGACCCAAAGGTCTGAAAGACATTGCTCTTAGAATTCATAGACTTACCGAAACATTGGCAAAAAATTTGGAGAAGGGAGGCTTTGCCATCCAAAATAAAACCTTCTTCGATACGATTGTTTTAGATTTAGGATCCAAGGCCCAAACTTATATAGATGCTGCTTCTAAAAAAGAGATCAATTTCAGAAGTTTAGGAAATGGCAGAATTTCAATCGCCCTGGACGAAACTGTAGAAGTTTCCGATTTGGAAGATATTCTTTCAATATTCGGGATCTCTAAGATCGATCTTTCCTTAGAAGGAATTTCTATCCCGAACGAATTTGTTCGAACTTCCGAATATCTTACACATCCTGTGTTCAACTCTCATCACACAGAAACAAAGATGTTGAGATATATTAGAAAACTGGAATCCAGAGACCTTTCTCTTACAACTTCCATGATCCCATTGGGTTCTTGCACAATGAAACTCAACGCAACAGTGGAGATGTTCCCAGTAACCTGGCCTGAGTTTTCGAATATTCATCCATTCGCACCTGCTTCTCAAACGGAAGGATATAGAACAGTATTCTCTCAATTAGAATCTTGGCTTTCTCAGGTGACCGGATTCCCAGGAATTTCTCTACAACCAAACGCCGGTTCTCAAGGAGAATATGCGGGACTTCTCGCAATCCGAAACTATCATATTAGCAGAGGAGATAAGGAAAGGGATATTTGTTTGATCCCAATCTCTGCTCATGGAACCAACCCAGCTTCTGCTGCGATGGTTGGATTCAAAGTGGTAGTAGTTGCATGTGATGCAGATGGAAACGTAGACTTAGAAGATCTAAAAGCAAAAGCAAAAGAACATTCTAAAGACTTAGCAGCATTGATGATCACCTACCCTTCTACACATGGAGTTTACGAAGAACCAATTAAGGAAATCTGTTCCATCATTCATGAGAATGGAGGACAGGTTTATATGGACGGAGCGAATATGAACGCTCAGGTAGGGATCACAAGACCTGCCAATATCGGCGCTGATGTTTGCCATTTGAACTTACATAAAACTTTCTGTATTCCTCACGGTGGTGGAGGCCCAGGAGTTGGACCAATCGGAGTTGCAGAACATCTGAAACCATTCCTGCCAGGTCACCCACTCGTTGATAACGGAACAGGCAACGAACATGGTGCAGTCTCGGCTGCTCCTTGGGGAAGCGCAAGTATCGTTCTGATCTCTTGGGTGTACATTGCACTTTTAGGAACAGAAGGATTGGAACACGCAACTAAAGCTGCAATCCTGAACGCAAACTATATAGCAAAACGTTTAGAAAACTATTTCCCGGTACTTTACAAAGGTAAAAACGGATTCGTTGCTCACGAATGTATCCTAGATGTAAGACCTTTCAAAAAGACTAGCGGGGTAGAAGTAGAAGATATCGCAAAACGTCTGATGGATTATGGATTCCACGCACCTACGATGTCCTTCCCTGTTCCAGGAACATTGATGATAGAACCTACTGAATCAGAGTCCCAAGAAGAATTGGATCGTTTCTGTGAAGCGATGATCTCTATTCACTCAGAGATCCAAGAAATAGAGCAAGGTAAAGCGGATGCTAAAGATAACCCTTTAAAAAATGCACCTCATACTTCTGCGATGGTGATCTCTGATAGCTGGAATCATGCTTATTCCAGAGAAAAGGCTGCTTACCCGGCTCCTTGGACCAAAGAGCATAAATTCTGGCCATATGTAGGAAGAATAGATAACGTATATGGGGATAGGAATCTGGTTTGTTCCTGCCTTCCTTTAGAATCGTATCTCTAA
- the gcvH gene encoding glycine cleavage system protein GcvH: MAVTNAPPGYKFTEKHEWVKVEGDTALIGISDYAQAALGDIVFVDLPKVGKSIKQSDSFGTIESVKAAEDLYAPISGEVVEVNGNLSKNPAAVNSDAFGSWMIRVKGINSSELEKLLDPESYRELVSKLD, encoded by the coding sequence ATGGCAGTAACTAACGCACCTCCGGGCTATAAGTTCACAGAAAAACATGAATGGGTAAAAGTAGAAGGAGATACCGCATTGATCGGGATCTCAGACTATGCTCAAGCGGCACTCGGAGATATCGTTTTTGTGGACCTTCCGAAAGTAGGGAAATCCATCAAACAATCGGATTCATTCGGAACGATAGAATCCGTAAAGGCAGCAGAAGATTTGTACGCTCCTATCAGCGGAGAAGTAGTCGAAGTTAATGGAAACCTTTCCAAAAACCCGGCTGCAGTGAATTCAGATGCTTTCGGATCTTGGATGATCCGAGTCAAAGGGATCAATTCTTCCGAGTTGGAGAAATTATTAGATCCCGAATCTTATAGAGAATTAGTAAGCAAACTGGATTAG
- the gcvT gene encoding glycine cleavage system aminomethyltransferase GcvT, giving the protein MSQWKTTPLYEEHKLLGAKMIPFGGWDMPVQYSGIIAEHTATRQAAGLFDVSHMGEIFIEGQADIILGFLESVTCNSVSSLANGQVQYNAIINENGGLVDDITLYKFNDQKYMICANASNVDSVYEYLKKYVPSSAKLENQSVSWHQIAIQGPKADSILSSYFKSDLSHIGYYKFVLFPFAGEEIILSRTGYTGEDGFEIYSSNSTGVKIWKELLEFGKNQGLLPVGLGARDTLRIEAKYPLYGHELDENRSPNQSGIGWIVKEKQTQYPKYQEIISEKKEGPKRKIVAFELQEAGVPRENMPVLDSNGKNIGITTSGTFSPSLKKGIGLALVDSEKIHHGESIQIEIRGQAKSAIIFTQSFIPGSIRKN; this is encoded by the coding sequence ATGTCCCAATGGAAAACCACACCTCTGTATGAGGAGCATAAACTTTTAGGTGCAAAGATGATCCCTTTCGGCGGTTGGGACATGCCTGTTCAATATTCAGGAATCATTGCCGAGCATACTGCGACCAGACAAGCTGCCGGTCTATTCGATGTTTCTCATATGGGAGAAATTTTTATCGAAGGTCAGGCCGATATCATCCTCGGCTTTTTAGAATCAGTTACCTGCAATTCAGTTTCTTCCTTAGCAAATGGGCAAGTGCAGTACAATGCAATCATCAATGAGAATGGCGGACTGGTAGACGATATCACTCTCTACAAGTTCAACGATCAAAAATATATGATCTGCGCAAACGCATCCAATGTGGATTCCGTTTACGAGTATCTGAAGAAGTATGTGCCAAGTTCTGCGAAATTAGAAAACCAAAGTGTTTCTTGGCACCAGATCGCGATCCAAGGCCCAAAAGCAGATTCCATTCTTTCTTCTTATTTCAAATCGGATCTAAGTCATATCGGATATTATAAATTCGTGTTATTCCCTTTTGCCGGCGAAGAGATCATTCTCTCTAGGACAGGTTATACTGGAGAAGACGGATTCGAGATCTACAGTTCGAATTCTACAGGTGTTAAGATCTGGAAAGAACTATTAGAGTTCGGAAAAAACCAAGGACTTCTTCCCGTAGGCTTGGGTGCAAGAGACACTTTACGTATCGAAGCAAAATATCCTCTTTATGGTCATGAGTTAGACGAGAATAGAAGTCCAAACCAATCCGGGATAGGATGGATCGTAAAAGAAAAACAAACTCAGTATCCAAAATACCAAGAGATCATCTCAGAAAAAAAAGAAGGTCCTAAAAGAAAGATCGTAGCCTTCGAACTGCAAGAAGCTGGAGTCCCAAGGGAGAATATGCCGGTATTAGATTCTAACGGCAAAAATATAGGGATCACAACATCCGGTACCTTCTCCCCTTCCTTAAAAAAAGGAATAGGACTGGCCCTAGTGGACTCTGAAAAGATCCACCATGGAGAATCGATCCAAATAGAGATCAGAGGACAGGCAAAGTCCGCAATTATATTCACCCAATCTTTCATTCCGGGAAGCATTCGGAAAAATTAA
- a CDS encoding YiiD C-terminal domain-containing protein — protein sequence MSQPGFLQRLKFHFFNFYPPYFGAGIKVKALNKERTLFSTTMKLTPFNKNYVGTQFGGSLYSMCDPFYMLILMEHLGSGYLVWDKAATIRFIKPGEGTVRAEFYIPKEKIQEIKEETDRKRKMDITFTAQIVDVKTGKLVAEVDKVIYVRKKLKE from the coding sequence ATGTCCCAACCGGGCTTTTTACAAAGACTTAAATTTCATTTTTTCAATTTCTATCCTCCCTACTTCGGTGCGGGTATCAAGGTGAAGGCCTTGAACAAAGAGAGAACATTATTCTCTACCACGATGAAACTTACACCTTTTAATAAAAATTATGTGGGAACACAATTCGGAGGATCCCTCTACTCAATGTGTGACCCTTTTTATATGTTGATACTGATGGAACATTTAGGATCCGGATATTTGGTCTGGGACAAGGCCGCAACTATAAGATTCATAAAACCGGGAGAAGGTACTGTAAGAGCAGAATTTTATATCCCTAAGGAAAAAATCCAAGAGATCAAAGAAGAAACGGATCGTAAAAGAAAAATGGATATTACCTTCACTGCTCAGATCGTTGATGTAAAAACTGGCAAGTTAGTGGCGGAAGTAGATAAAGTCATCTATGTCAGAAAAAAATTGAAAGAGTAA